A single region of the Nocardioides aquaticus genome encodes:
- a CDS encoding sulfotransferase family protein, giving the protein MTVRLVGAGLPRTGTSSLRAALQLLLGGPVYHMREVFARPEHVPTWVAAIQGSPPVWDDFLAGYVAGVDTPFSSCWRDLAGAYPDAPVLLSHRASAEVWHRSMDVTVLARTRELLAGTDPDDPDGPLGDPLAPLFRVMFDGVITDVDDPADAMAGYERRLAEVRAAIAPERLVEWQPGDGWEPLCRALDLPVPDVAFPHENTTADFLARAEQRAREA; this is encoded by the coding sequence GTGACCGTACGGCTCGTCGGCGCGGGGCTCCCGCGGACCGGCACGTCGTCCCTGCGCGCGGCGCTGCAGCTCCTGCTCGGCGGGCCGGTCTACCACATGCGGGAGGTCTTCGCGCGCCCCGAGCACGTGCCCACCTGGGTCGCTGCCATCCAGGGTTCGCCGCCGGTCTGGGACGACTTCCTGGCCGGGTACGTCGCCGGCGTCGACACCCCGTTCTCCAGCTGCTGGCGGGACCTGGCCGGGGCCTACCCGGACGCGCCGGTCCTCCTCTCGCACCGCGCCAGCGCCGAGGTGTGGCACCGCAGCATGGACGTCACGGTCCTGGCCCGCACCCGCGAGCTCCTGGCCGGCACCGACCCGGACGACCCGGACGGCCCTCTGGGCGACCCTCTGGCGCCGCTGTTCCGGGTGATGTTCGACGGCGTGATCACCGACGTCGACGACCCCGCCGACGCGATGGCCGGCTACGAGCGCCGGCTGGCCGAGGTGCGGGCCGCGATCGCGCCGGAGCGACTGGTCGAGTGGCAGCCCGGCGACGGGTGGGAGCCACTGTGCCGGGCCCTGGACCTCCCGGTCCCGGACGTCGCGTTCCCGCACGAGAACACCACCGCCGACTTCCTCGCCCGCGCCGAGCAGCGCGCCCGCGAGGCGTGA
- a CDS encoding ADP-ribosylglycohydrolase family protein, protein MASATDGLDDVQSDRAAGVLIGQACGDALGVPYEFATPPGAGEAAEMTGGGLGGFAPGEWSDDTAMAVAIADVAATGADLTSPEALDAIATGFLAWYDSGPADIGVQTSAVLGATRDRLTDDVAPGALMTQVAADYAAEHERSAGNGALMRTGAVALAHLDDRVKLAEAARAVAALTHADPLAADSCVLWCEAIRVAVVGGQTDVRGGLDLLPPERRADWARWIDDALAGPAADFTPNGFTVTALQAATAAIVLTPASHGHAGEHLQDALHAAIRIGDDTDTVAAIAGALLGAKWGATSVPEEWVERVHGWPGRTGADLVTLARVASHGGSGSALA, encoded by the coding sequence ATGGCTTCAGCGACCGACGGACTCGACGACGTGCAGAGCGACCGGGCCGCGGGGGTGCTGATCGGCCAGGCGTGCGGTGACGCGCTCGGGGTGCCGTACGAGTTCGCGACCCCGCCGGGCGCCGGCGAGGCGGCCGAGATGACCGGGGGCGGGCTCGGCGGGTTCGCACCGGGGGAGTGGAGCGACGACACCGCGATGGCCGTGGCGATCGCCGACGTCGCCGCGACCGGCGCCGACCTGACGTCGCCCGAGGCTCTCGACGCGATCGCCACGGGCTTCCTGGCCTGGTACGACTCCGGTCCGGCCGACATCGGGGTGCAGACCTCCGCCGTCCTGGGCGCGACCCGGGACCGGCTCACCGACGACGTCGCGCCGGGTGCGCTGATGACCCAGGTCGCCGCGGACTACGCCGCCGAGCACGAGAGGTCCGCCGGCAACGGCGCCCTGATGCGCACCGGTGCGGTCGCGCTGGCCCACCTCGACGACCGGGTGAAGCTCGCCGAGGCCGCACGCGCCGTGGCCGCCCTGACCCACGCCGACCCGCTGGCGGCCGACTCCTGCGTGCTCTGGTGCGAGGCGATCCGGGTGGCCGTGGTCGGCGGTCAGACCGACGTGCGCGGCGGCCTCGACCTGCTGCCGCCCGAGCGCCGCGCCGACTGGGCCCGCTGGATCGACGACGCGCTCGCCGGACCCGCTGCCGACTTCACCCCGAACGGCTTCACCGTCACCGCGCTCCAGGCGGCGACGGCGGCCATCGTGCTGACGCCGGCCAGCCACGGCCACGCCGGTGAGCACCTGCAGGACGCGCTGCACGCCGCCATCCGGATCGGCGACGACACCGACACCGTGGCCGCGATCGCGGGGGCGCTGCTGGGCGCGAAGTGGGGCGCCACGTCGGTGCCCGAGGAGTGGGTAGAGCGGGTGCACGGCTGGCCCGGGCGTACCGGCGCCGACCTGGTCACCCTGGCCCGCGTGGCCTCCCACGGGGGGTCCGGCTCCGCCCTGGCCTGA
- a CDS encoding sulfite exporter TauE/SafE family protein: MNPGDLSDVLLVLVAGLGAGLLISTIGVASLVSFPVLVAVGLPPVVANASNTVGLVPAGLSGSFGYREELRENPAATLRVLLVCMVGAAGGAWLLLLLPPGVFEVVVPWLILFTCLLVGVQPWLAGWLRRRQGPDAAPREEMGPVTTVFATLTGVYGGYFGAGSGVMMVAVLGLGTDLELRVVNGLKTLAILASNVVATAVFLVFADLDWTAIGLLAAGSVGGGYVGARVGRRLRPTVFRVLVVLGGVTAAVLLM, encoded by the coding sequence GTGAACCCGGGCGACCTCTCGGACGTGCTGCTCGTCCTCGTCGCCGGCCTCGGGGCGGGGCTGCTGATCTCGACCATCGGCGTGGCCTCGCTGGTCAGCTTCCCGGTGCTGGTCGCGGTCGGTCTGCCGCCGGTCGTCGCCAACGCCTCCAACACCGTCGGGCTGGTCCCGGCCGGGTTGTCGGGGTCGTTCGGCTACCGCGAGGAGCTGCGGGAGAACCCGGCCGCGACGCTGCGGGTCCTGCTGGTCTGCATGGTCGGCGCCGCCGGCGGGGCGTGGCTGCTGCTGCTCCTGCCGCCGGGGGTTTTCGAGGTGGTCGTGCCGTGGCTGATCCTCTTCACCTGCCTGCTGGTCGGCGTCCAGCCCTGGCTGGCGGGCTGGCTGCGCCGCCGGCAGGGGCCGGACGCGGCGCCGCGCGAGGAGATGGGCCCGGTGACCACCGTCTTCGCCACCCTGACCGGGGTCTACGGCGGCTACTTCGGCGCCGGGTCCGGCGTGATGATGGTGGCCGTCCTGGGGCTGGGCACCGACCTCGAGCTGCGCGTGGTGAACGGCCTCAAGACGCTGGCGATCCTGGCCAGCAACGTCGTGGCCACCGCGGTGTTCCTGGTCTTCGCCGACCTGGACTGGACCGCGATCGGGCTGCTGGCGGCGGGTTCGGTCGGCGGGGGGTACGTCGGGGCGCGGGTCGGTCGGCGGCTCCGGCCGACGGTGTTCCGGGTGCTGGTGGTCCTCGGCGGCGTCACCGCCGCCGTGCTGCTGATGTGA
- a CDS encoding carboxyl transferase domain-containing protein: MTRRWHARELIELVLDDGSWESWDVPVDQGEVTDEYAAQLRKAAERSGVDESVITGRGRVRGREVAVVLNEFDFLAGSIGQAAAGRIVAAVRRATAEGLPLLASTASGGTRMQEGTPAFVRMIEISRALMAHRAARLPYLVHLRNPTTGGVFASWGSLAHLTVAEPGALVGFLGPKVYEALNDSAFPEGVQTAENLSAHGILDAVVPAEALTGLVDNALATLVDAPTAPQLVAAAPLVTEVAGLDDLEQLDAWEHITRSRKPERPGVRELLRVAGSRTVRLRGTAEGERDSAVIVALTRLDGQPCVIVGQDRSRQSAAHPMGPAALRQARRGIRFAEELGLPLVTVIDTPGAELSPSAEEGAIAGEIARCIAAMSTLTVPTVALLLGEGCGGGALALLGAEHVVATEHAWLAPLPPEGASVIVRGDASYAAEMATHQRVPAGELMRAGIVHAIVPETGDAETFTASVAAAVVGRLREVGGR; the protein is encoded by the coding sequence GTGACCCGACGCTGGCACGCGCGGGAGCTGATCGAGCTCGTCCTGGACGACGGCTCGTGGGAGTCGTGGGACGTCCCGGTCGACCAGGGCGAGGTCACCGACGAGTACGCCGCGCAGCTGCGCAAGGCCGCCGAGCGCTCCGGGGTCGACGAGTCGGTGATCACCGGGCGCGGCCGGGTCCGGGGCCGTGAGGTCGCGGTCGTGCTCAACGAGTTCGACTTCCTGGCCGGCTCGATCGGGCAGGCGGCGGCCGGCCGGATCGTCGCCGCGGTACGCCGGGCGACCGCGGAGGGTCTCCCCCTGCTGGCCTCGACCGCCAGCGGCGGCACGCGGATGCAGGAGGGCACCCCGGCGTTCGTCCGGATGATCGAGATCTCGCGGGCGCTGATGGCCCACCGGGCGGCGCGGCTGCCGTACCTGGTCCACCTGCGCAACCCGACCACGGGCGGCGTCTTCGCCTCGTGGGGCTCCCTGGCCCACCTGACCGTGGCCGAGCCGGGCGCGCTGGTCGGCTTCCTGGGCCCGAAGGTCTACGAGGCGCTCAACGACTCGGCGTTCCCCGAGGGCGTGCAGACGGCCGAGAACCTGTCGGCGCACGGCATCCTCGACGCGGTCGTGCCGGCCGAGGCGCTCACCGGCCTGGTCGACAACGCCCTGGCCACGCTCGTGGACGCCCCCACCGCGCCTCAGCTGGTCGCGGCGGCGCCCCTGGTCACCGAGGTGGCCGGCCTGGACGACCTCGAGCAGCTCGACGCCTGGGAGCACATCACCCGCTCCCGCAAGCCCGAGCGTCCCGGTGTCCGCGAGCTGCTGCGGGTCGCGGGCAGCAGGACCGTACGCCTGCGCGGGACCGCCGAGGGCGAGCGCGACAGTGCGGTGATCGTCGCCCTGACCCGCCTCGACGGACAGCCCTGCGTGATCGTCGGCCAGGACCGCTCGCGGCAGAGCGCGGCGCACCCGATGGGCCCGGCCGCGCTGCGCCAGGCCCGCCGCGGGATCCGGTTCGCCGAGGAGCTCGGCCTGCCGCTGGTCACCGTGATCGACACCCCCGGCGCCGAGCTGTCCCCGTCGGCGGAGGAGGGCGCGATCGCCGGCGAGATCGCCCGCTGCATCGCGGCCATGTCCACGCTGACCGTCCCGACGGTGGCGCTGCTGCTGGGCGAGGGCTGCGGCGGCGGTGCGCTGGCGCTGCTCGGCGCCGAGCACGTGGTGGCGACCGAGCACGCCTGGCTGGCCCCGCTGCCGCCCGAGGGTGCGAGCGTCATCGTCCGCGGCGACGCGTCGTACGCCGCCGAGATGGCCACGCACCAGCGGGTCCCGGCCGGCGAGCTGATGCGCGCCGGCATCGTGCACGCGATCGTCCCGGAGACCGGTGACGCCGAGACCTTCACCGCGAGCGTGGCCGCCGCGGTCGTCGGGCGGCTGCGCGAGGTCGGGGGGCGCTGA
- a CDS encoding FadR/GntR family transcriptional regulator, with the protein MASLPDRSFPQRVSRARLYEQVAAQITDWIAAQDLAAGDRLPAERELATRLGVSRATLSQALVALEVVGVVAVRHGDGTVVTEQGVRGAAAGRAPLGDPADQITEAIRAHADRLPDVIDARDALETKLAALAAQRRTTDDLAAIDEALAVMAADVEAGGRGVEGDERFHASVTSAAHSPLLEQMMRTISTLIAETRLESLSQPGRPRASLAGHGAVAEAIRAGDPEAAAAAMHAHVGMVSDVALLRGDT; encoded by the coding sequence ATGGCGTCCCTGCCCGACCGGTCCTTCCCCCAGCGCGTGAGCCGGGCCCGGCTCTACGAGCAGGTGGCCGCGCAGATCACCGACTGGATCGCCGCCCAGGACCTCGCCGCCGGCGACCGGCTCCCGGCCGAGCGCGAGCTGGCGACCCGGCTCGGGGTCAGCCGGGCCACCCTCAGTCAGGCCCTCGTCGCGCTCGAGGTGGTCGGCGTGGTCGCGGTCCGTCACGGCGACGGCACGGTCGTCACCGAGCAGGGCGTCCGCGGGGCGGCGGCCGGGCGGGCGCCGCTGGGCGACCCGGCCGACCAGATCACCGAGGCCATCCGCGCGCACGCCGACCGGCTGCCGGACGTGATCGACGCCCGGGACGCCCTGGAGACCAAGCTCGCCGCGCTGGCCGCGCAGCGTCGTACGACCGATGACCTCGCCGCGATCGACGAGGCGCTGGCCGTGATGGCCGCCGACGTCGAGGCCGGCGGGCGCGGCGTCGAGGGCGACGAGCGCTTCCACGCCTCCGTGACGAGCGCGGCGCACTCGCCGCTGCTGGAGCAGATGATGCGCACCATCAGCACGCTGATCGCCGAGACCCGGCTGGAGTCGCTCTCCCAGCCCGGCCGCCCGCGGGCCTCCCTGGCCGGGCACGGCGCGGTCGCCGAGGCGATCCGGGCCGGCGACCCCGAGGCGGCGGCGGCCGCGATGCACGCCCACGTCGGGATGGTCAGCGACGTGGCGCTGCTGCGCGGGGACACGTGA
- a CDS encoding CaiB/BaiF CoA transferase family protein has product MTDQTSSTPTSSTGGPLAGTVVVDLSRALAGPHATQMLGDQGARVIKVETPNGGDDTRSWGPPFVGDEHVSTYFLSTNRNKESITLDLKDEADREVLLQLVDRADVLVENYRTGVLERLGLGIESLTARNPRLVVLSITGFGHDGPEGGRAGYDQIAQGEAGLMSLTGSGPEDPQRVGVPIADMLSGMYGAYGVLAALHERERTGVGSVVRTSLLAAVVGVHAFQGTRWTVAGQVGQAQGNHHPSIAPYGLFRCRDGAVQISVGSEGLWRKFCAGFDLDPEAEGLATNPERVGNHARVVELVETAFADSDAEPLLARLAEVGIPAGKVRTLDEVYAWDQVHSQGLVIDVEHPQLGTITTPGPPLRFFAGDGTEVTHRDHVAPPTLDQHGASVRAWLEQTHPQSEEGRA; this is encoded by the coding sequence ATGACCGACCAGACCTCCTCCACCCCGACCTCCTCGACCGGGGGCCCGCTCGCCGGCACCGTCGTCGTCGACCTCTCCCGTGCCCTCGCCGGGCCGCACGCCACGCAGATGCTCGGCGACCAGGGCGCCCGCGTGATCAAGGTCGAGACGCCGAACGGCGGCGACGACACCCGCAGCTGGGGCCCGCCGTTCGTGGGCGACGAGCACGTGTCGACGTACTTCCTGTCGACCAACCGCAACAAGGAGTCGATCACCCTCGACCTCAAGGACGAGGCCGACCGCGAGGTGCTGCTGCAGCTCGTCGACCGCGCCGACGTGCTGGTCGAGAACTACCGCACCGGCGTGCTCGAGCGGCTCGGGCTGGGCATCGAGAGCCTGACCGCGCGCAACCCGCGCCTGGTGGTGCTCTCGATCACCGGGTTCGGCCACGACGGCCCCGAGGGCGGGCGCGCCGGCTACGACCAGATCGCCCAGGGCGAGGCCGGCCTGATGTCGCTGACCGGGTCCGGCCCCGAGGACCCGCAGCGCGTCGGCGTCCCGATCGCCGACATGCTCTCGGGCATGTACGGCGCCTACGGCGTCCTCGCCGCCCTCCACGAGCGCGAGCGCACCGGCGTCGGCTCGGTCGTGCGCACCTCCCTGCTCGCCGCGGTCGTCGGCGTGCACGCCTTCCAGGGCACCCGGTGGACCGTCGCCGGCCAGGTCGGCCAGGCCCAGGGCAACCACCACCCCTCCATCGCGCCGTACGGGCTGTTCCGCTGCCGCGACGGGGCGGTCCAGATCTCGGTCGGCTCCGAGGGCCTGTGGCGCAAGTTCTGCGCCGGCTTCGACCTCGACCCCGAGGCCGAGGGCCTGGCGACGAACCCCGAGCGGGTCGGCAACCACGCCCGCGTCGTGGAGCTGGTCGAGACCGCGTTCGCCGACAGCGACGCCGAGCCGCTGCTGGCCCGGCTGGCCGAGGTCGGCATCCCCGCCGGCAAGGTCCGCACCCTCGACGAGGTCTACGCCTGGGACCAGGTGCACAGCCAGGGCCTGGTCATCGACGTCGAGCACCCCCAGCTCGGGACGATCACCACGCCCGGCCCGCCGCTGCGGTTCTTCGCCGGCGACGGCACCGAGGTGACCCACCGCGACCACGTCGCTCCCCCGACCCTGGACCAGCACGGCGCGAGCGTCCGCGCCTGGCTCGAGCAGACCCACCCGCAGTCCGAGGAGGGTCGCGCGTGA
- a CDS encoding SGNH/GDSL hydrolase family protein, translated as MRRSALAGLGTLALAAGLLAPAGGTPPAAAAAPSYVALGDSYSSGTGTRSYVADGTDCLRSTSAFPSLLAAQRGYALDFRACSGATIPDVTAAQLGALGSTTSYVTVSVGGNDAGFADVLTKCALPWWAASCDKAVDGAQSFINTTLPGRLSSLYADVRSRAANARVVVVGYPRIFGGEDCNAATFFSGAEMTRLNATADLMNRRLREAAAARGFAFADPTGRFVGHAVCADAEWLNGLSNPVVESFHPNKAGQASGYLPTVAAQVPAAKSAGTGLVRVPARDIAASQAQYAALDRGIEPQVVRVPDLTSPAVRRAADRAGIDLDRWVARHAG; from the coding sequence GTGCGCCGCAGCGCCCTCGCCGGCCTGGGCACGCTCGCCCTGGCCGCGGGCCTGCTCGCCCCCGCCGGCGGGACCCCGCCCGCCGCAGCGGCCGCGCCGTCGTACGTCGCGCTCGGCGACTCCTACTCCTCGGGCACCGGCACCCGCTCGTACGTCGCCGACGGCACCGACTGCCTCCGGTCGACCTCGGCGTTCCCGAGCCTGCTCGCGGCCCAGCGCGGCTACGCGCTCGACTTCCGCGCCTGCTCCGGGGCGACCATCCCCGACGTGACCGCCGCCCAGCTGGGGGCGCTGGGATCCACCACGTCGTACGTGACGGTCTCGGTCGGCGGCAACGACGCCGGCTTCGCCGACGTGCTGACGAAGTGCGCCCTGCCCTGGTGGGCGGCGAGCTGCGACAAGGCCGTCGACGGCGCGCAGTCCTTCATCAACACCACGCTGCCCGGGCGGCTGTCGTCGTTGTACGCCGACGTCCGGTCGCGGGCGGCGAACGCCCGGGTGGTGGTCGTCGGCTACCCGCGCATCTTCGGCGGCGAGGACTGCAACGCCGCCACCTTCTTCTCCGGCGCCGAGATGACCCGCCTGAACGCCACCGCGGACCTGATGAACCGTCGCCTCCGCGAGGCCGCGGCCGCCCGCGGTTTCGCCTTCGCCGACCCGACCGGCCGGTTCGTCGGCCACGCCGTCTGCGCCGACGCCGAGTGGCTCAACGGGCTGTCCAACCCCGTGGTCGAGAGCTTCCACCCGAACAAGGCCGGGCAGGCGTCGGGCTACCTCCCGACGGTCGCCGCGCAGGTGCCCGCCGCGAAGAGCGCCGGCACCGGCCTCGTCCGGGTGCCGGCGCGGGACATCGCGGCGTCGCAGGCGCAGTACGCCGCCCTCGACCGCGGCATCGAGCCGCAGGTCGTGCGGGTCCCCGACCTGACGTCGCCGGCCGTGCGCCGCGCGGCCGACCGGGCCGGGATCGACCTGGACCGGTGGGTGGCGCGGCACGCGGGCTGA
- a CDS encoding SLC13 family permease, with protein sequence MGPEWVAILALVALFVVGTVLPINMGALAYVAAWFVGMYALGLDEAEILGGISASLVLTLIGVTYLFAIARQNGTVDLIVRKSLGLVGGRVAFIPWVMFAVTALITSIGAASPAACAIIGPIALGFAGRYKISPLMMGMFVVHGAQAGGFSPISIYGTITNSVMIENGLGDASITIFLSSLVVNLLLAAVLFFALGGTKLMSMRIAPGDEALAPSPHHDGPLHRDRTSATSGTGATPTTGTSPAGTAAAGTVTTVDPATLGSTRDHVLTILAFVAVAGVALGLDRDIGLAAITAAVVLSIISPNKYKDTVKQIAWPTVLLVAGVSTYATILTTAGSPEAVGLWAAGLGAAAIGALILCYVGGVASAFASSTALLPVIIPIAIPLIASGNISAGLFVAALAVSSTIVDVSPFSTNGALMLANRPDSIGEQTYYRQILTYSVIVTLAGPLLVWAALVLPGW encoded by the coding sequence ATGGGTCCCGAGTGGGTCGCCATCCTGGCGCTCGTCGCCCTGTTCGTGGTCGGCACGGTGCTGCCGATCAACATGGGCGCCCTGGCCTACGTCGCCGCCTGGTTCGTGGGCATGTACGCCCTCGGCCTCGACGAGGCCGAGATCCTCGGCGGCATCTCGGCCAGCCTGGTGCTGACGCTGATCGGCGTCACGTACCTGTTCGCCATCGCGCGCCAGAACGGCACCGTGGACCTGATCGTGCGCAAGTCGCTCGGCCTGGTCGGCGGCCGGGTGGCCTTCATCCCGTGGGTGATGTTCGCGGTCACGGCCCTGATCACCTCGATCGGCGCGGCCAGCCCGGCCGCCTGCGCGATCATCGGCCCGATCGCGCTCGGCTTCGCCGGCCGCTACAAGATCAGCCCGCTGATGATGGGCATGTTCGTGGTCCACGGCGCCCAGGCCGGCGGGTTCTCCCCGATCAGCATCTACGGCACGATCACCAACTCGGTGATGATCGAGAACGGGCTCGGCGACGCCTCCATCACGATCTTCCTGTCCAGCCTCGTGGTCAACCTCCTGCTCGCCGCCGTGCTGTTCTTCGCCCTCGGCGGCACCAAGCTGATGTCGATGCGGATCGCGCCGGGCGACGAGGCCCTGGCCCCCAGCCCCCACCACGACGGCCCCCTGCACCGCGACCGCACCAGCGCGACGTCCGGGACCGGCGCGACGCCGACCACCGGCACCTCGCCCGCCGGCACCGCCGCCGCCGGCACGGTCACCACGGTCGACCCCGCCACGCTGGGCAGCACCCGCGACCACGTCCTGACGATCCTGGCCTTCGTGGCCGTCGCCGGCGTCGCGCTCGGCCTGGACCGCGACATCGGGCTGGCCGCCATCACCGCTGCGGTGGTGCTGTCGATCATCTCGCCGAACAAGTACAAGGACACGGTCAAGCAGATCGCCTGGCCGACCGTCCTGCTGGTGGCCGGCGTCAGCACCTACGCCACGATCCTGACCACCGCCGGCTCCCCTGAGGCCGTCGGCCTGTGGGCCGCCGGGCTCGGCGCGGCCGCGATCGGTGCGCTGATCCTCTGCTACGTCGGCGGCGTCGCCTCGGCGTTCGCGTCGTCCACCGCGCTGCTGCCGGTGATCATCCCGATCGCGATCCCGCTGATCGCCTCGGGCAACATCTCTGCAGGACTGTTCGTCGCCGCCCTGGCCGTGAGCTCGACCATCGTCGACGTCAGTCCCTTCTCCACCAACGGCGCGCTGATGCTGGCCAACCGGCCGGACTCCATCGGCGAGCAGACCTACTACCGACAGATCCTCACCTACAGCGTGATCGTGACCCTCGCGGGCCCGCTGCTGGTGTGGGCCGCCCTCGTCCTCCCCGGATGGTGA